The DNA window GAAACCGGGCTGATCGTTCCCATCGGACAATGGGTCCTCGATCAGGCCTGCTCTCAGTTTGCCATCTGGCAGAACACCCTTGGGGCGTCGGCCCCTCGAAGCGTCAGCATCAACCTCTCGCGTAAACAACTAGTCCTGGAAGATCTGCCAGAGATCATCAGACGAACGCTCAACCAGGCAGGGATGGCGCCGGAGTGCCTCCATCTGGAGGTTACAGAAAGCGCGATCATGAAGGATGCAGCAGCCGCGACAAGGTTGCTGGGCGCGATCAAGGAGATCGGCGTGAAGCTGGCGATCGACGACTTCGGCACCGGATATTCATCGCTCGCGTGCCTGCACCAGTTCCCGTTGGATATCCTGAAGATCGATCGGTCGTTTGTGGCCAACATTGACCGTGGTCGCGATTTCGCGGCGATGGTTCACGCCGTCGCCCAGCTTGCCAGAAACCTGAACATCCAAGTCGTGGCAGAGGGCATCGAGACGGCCGAGCAGGCGCTCGTGCTTCAGACGTTCGAATGCGAGTTCGGTCAGGGCTACTACTTTTGCAGGCCCGTGATGCCCGACCAGTTGCAACTTTTCAGTTTCCGCCCGACCCTGACCGGCCAACAAGCCGCCTGAGTGCGAAAACTGCGATTGAGATTGCCCCGGGTAGCCGACCGCTGGCAACGAGACTTGGAGACGTCGCTGTCCTGAGGTCAACAGGAGCGTGAATCGACGACGCGAAAGAGCTGTCCAATCATCTCGAGAATCGCCTTGGTGGCTCCAGATCAGTGGCTTTCTTTTTGCCAGGACTGGACAGTTTGCAGGACGGTGCGGCCCCGGAAACAAACTAACCCCTGCGATATGCAGGGGTTAGCGGTTACGATACGGAGAGGGGGGGCGGTGCAGCCACGTGGATCATCCGCCCGGGCGGCAGTGGCTGCCAGGTGCGTCGCACTCAGTTTAGAGCTTTGAAGGGAAGGTGACCGATCGCACGGCCGGGTGCCGGCGGGTCGTCTTGCCCGTCATCTCGATCTTGACGAAACGCAACTCTCGATTAAGCGATAGTGTTGCCATTTCGGTCGCTGCCAGTTCCCCCAGCGCATCCCACTTGGTGCCGTCGACACTCGTTGAGATCGACGCCTGTTTCGGGATGTACCGTGTTGCAAAGTATTCCACCCGAATGTAAGGCACGACGGTTCTCTGACCAAAATCAAAGACGAGCTCCCACGAGGTATGGCCCGGATGCCCGGCCCAGAACGACTCGGGGCTTTCGCCCAATAGATTAGACGGCTCGGACGTCTGATTCGGATGGCTCGGTCCGCCTGTTACCGCCACCGGCTTGATGCCGGGACTGGGCGGCGTCCGAGCTGTCGCAGGCGCGGCGACTTCGACGTCGACACCTGCGGCATCAACCGTCGCCATCTGTCCAGTTACGAGCGACACCGCGGCTCCACCGCCCGCCTGCGGTGTGGGTCGGGCTTCTACCGTTCCGTCCAACACCTTCACTTCCACGGCAGTGTCTGGCGTGGCCACCACGCTGAACTCGGTACCCAGGTCGACGATTTCAACGAACTCCGTGCGCACCGTAAACCCAACCGCCTGCGCTGGGACGTGGGCCCTCAGCCAGCCGCTACGCATCTCCACCGCTTCGGCGGACGTGACGTCGATGCGCGACGGACCTTTCAAGGACACCTCAACACCGTTCAGGAACTTGAGTGAGATCGAGCCTTTGGCCAAGTCGAGCACGGCCCCTTCGCGAAGCCGTTCGCCAGGATAAAATCGGGCGCTTCCCGCGTTCCATGTTGCGTTGGTAGCGCTTTCGAGCGTGGCGACCACCGCGGGGCGCGCGCCGAGCAGGATGGCTATTGTCGCAGTACCCACCACGATTAGAGCGGCGACACCCGCGAGAAGTCGCCGCCTTGTGTTCCACCAGTTCGCGCGCTCGCGAGGCAACGATGAGATGGGCGGGGAGATCGACGGAGCCTCATCTCGATTGTCATCGCCGGATAACGCCGGCAAGCCGAAAATCGTCTGCTGAAATACGTCCTTCGAAGGTTCAACGCGCGCGTCTCTTTCGTCCCGCTCGACGGCTTCGCCGGCAACTTCATCCCTCAGCCCTAGGCGCTCAACGCCTCCCATTCGCCAACGCAGGTCGGCATGCGTGTACATAAGGCGAATATAGATATCCACCGCCCGGTCGCTGGCCTTCAGTTTGGCACTCAGACGTTCGGCATCGTTGTCGGTCAGAAGATCCTGCTGAAGGGCCGCGATCAGTTCCAGCAGTTCGTCGTCGGAACTTATGTCTCGTCGGGTCATGTCGGCTCCCGCTGGCTCCGAACTGTCCGGTGAACGCAGTCCTGTAGAGCGTCTTGTATCCGCCGCACCGCCTTGTACAAACCCTCCAGCGGCCGGCCAATTTGCTCCGCGAGGGTACGGATGGTCACGCCTGGGGCAAATCGCTTTTCCAGCAGTACTCGATCGCGCGGCGGAAGCTTCTTGAGACACTCATCCAAAGCCAGCCGCCGTTCTTCAAGTTCTGGCGCGAGTTGCACTGCTTTTGATGAGACCCGCTCCAACAGGGTGTCGTCGAATGCGATCTTCTTGCGCTGCCGTGCCAGCTTGGCGCGGAAGTTACACACTTCCAGGTACGCCACCCGCGAGGCCCAGGCATAAAAGTTCGAGCCGGCGCGGAACTCCTGCCGTTTGCGCCACAGAGCCATGCCCATCTCCTGAAACACGTCGTCGGCGTCCGCATGCGCGCGGAGCAACGTCAACGTATAGGCGTAGAGCGCCCTCTGGTGAGAGAGAAATGCCTGAAGGAAGGCTTCATCGGTAAGGGGTCTGTCGGGTGATGCCACCGATATCCTTTCAGGGTGCCGGGCGACGGAATACCTCCACATACGTCTAAACGTCGCGCCGGACACGAAACTGGAGGGCGAATCCCAAAACGGCTTGGGGGGCACCTTCGGAGGCCGCGTCGCATTGCCTGAGAGAGCAGCACTCACCGCAGGCAACGCGCGTCCTCCCCTCGACGAAACAGCGATTGCTCCACACCTTGAAAAATCATCCTCCACTTCCGCGCCGGCGCGACGTTACTAGATGGCTCAACGTGTCGCTCTCAACAAGGAGACAATGTGGCTTTCCTGAAGCTGTCGGCCCTCAGCGTGCTCGTGACTGCAACGTGGGCGGTTACCATTAGCGCAGCCGTGATTCCGTACGGTTCGCCGGACGGGAACACGACGCATCTCTACCATTTTGACGACGTTGCCGGATCGACCTCGACGACCGACACGGTGACCACCGGGGGCATCAACCTTTCCCCAGTCAACGGCGCGAACTTTGGCAGCTCCTCGTTCAGTACCGCTTTTGGCAACGCGGGCGCTCTTTCGACAACGGCGACGAATCGAATATTCAGCGGCGGCCTTGCAACGACAAGCCAAGTCGGCATCACCAATGCCTTTACCATCGAGGCGGTGCTGAAACTTTCTGCAATCTCCGGCACCTATCAACAGATCGTCACCGTGGGCAATAACCAGGTCCAGTTTCGAATCGACAACGCCGGCAACACGATGAGCTTCGTCAGTACGGCAACTTCTCCGACGTTTACGTTCTCGGGGGCCATTCCCACGGCCGGTGCCAACGCGTTTGACGCCAGTGCCTTCTATCATGTCGCGGTCGCATATACTGGCGACGAAACCGCCGCCACCAACATCGCGATGTACTGGACCAAACTTGATGACGCCACCACGTCCGCGAACCTCATCAGCACAGGGACGATGACAGCTGATCTACTCGCGGTCACCGGGTTCTACGTTGGAAACCGCAACACCCGATCCGAAAGCGTTCTGGGCCTGGTCGACGAGGTGCGTATCAGCAACGTTGCCCGAACCGCGGACCAGTTCATTTTCTCGCCCGCATCAGTGCCGGAGCCGGCTTTTGCGTCGTCAATCTGCCTTGTCGCCATGGGGTTTCTCTGCCGGCATCGCAGGGCATGAGACTGAATGCCAACCGCGTGCCAACATCTGACGAGGGATTTGTAACATGCTATCAGAGTCTTACTCACGTGCCCGGCGCACTCCGCGCGGTTTCACGCTGGTCGAGCTGCTCGTCGTCATCGGGATCATTGCGCTGCTCATCTCGATCCTGTTACCCTCCCTCGGCAGGGCACGGGAGGCCGCCAAGTCTGTTGTGTGCAAGTCGCAACTCAAGCAACTGCATTTCGCTTGGCAGCTCTACCAGACGGATAACCGTGGCAAGTTCTTCGATTACCCATTAGGCGGCGCACCAGGAACGCGCCACTGGATGCCTTACCTGATTCCGCAGACTTCCAACACCACTCAGATTTTTCTCTGCCCCTCGGCGGCGGCCGATCCAGCAGGGTTCGTGCCGGGAACCTATGCGCTGGGAACCGCTCAGACGCCGTGGGTGGAACAGCGCGCCGGCGAGGTAGCACCCTATGACCGGAGTTCCTACTGCTACAATCAGAACCTACACCCAAAGAGCACATACGGATCGGTCAATGATCGATTTCAGAACGCCAGCCAGCTCCGCGATCCGACGATTGTTCCAGTCCTCGGTGATGGTCTGTTTCGCGGCGGCACCCCTGGCGTAGCCGGCACCAAGCGGCACATGCCCAAGAACCTTTCGAATCCGCTTCCCGAAGAAGCCGCCAGCAAGGCCGATGAGGCGATGCGGTTCATCTCCAATCGCCACGGGTCCATCACGAATATCGTGTTCGCTGATGGCCACATCGACGGCGTCAGTCTGACGGATATCTTCACCCTCAAATGGCATCGCAACTACGTCACGAATCAACCGATTGGTTCGGTCAATTAGCGACGAGGATTTTCCGGATGAATCTGAACAAAGCCGCTTGCCTGATGATCCTGTGTCTTGCCACCGCTCCAGCGACGGCCGGTGAAAAGCCCAACGTGCTGTTTATTGCAGTTGACGACCTGCGGCCTGAATTGGGGTGTTTTGCCGCGCCAGTTGTCAAGACGCCGAACATCGATCGGCTGGCCAAGAGTGGCATGGTGTTCAATCGCGCCTACTGCCAGCAGGCCGTCTGCTCCCCCTCGCGATCGAGCCTGCTGACCGGTGCCCGCCCGGACACGACACGGGTTTGGGATTTGAGCACGCACTTCCGTAAGGCGATGCCCGATGTGGTTACACTGCCTCAATTCTTCAAGGTCAACGGCTATGTCACTCAGTCCATAGGGAAGATCTTTCATCATGGGATTGACGATACCGCGTCGTGGTCTGTCCCTTCGACCTTTCCCAAGGCCCCACACGGTGCCGAGCGTGCCCCAGTTGACCCCAGCGCCGAGGCCGGTGCTTCTAAGCGCGGACCGGCATTTCGCGCGACGGCCGGCGATGACAACTCGTTGCACGATGGAGAGCTAGCCGACATGGCTGTCGCCGCGCTGCCACTGCTGAAAAAGAGCCCCAGTCGCTTCTTCCTAGCCGTTGGCTTTATCCGTCCACACTTGCCCTTCATCTCCCCACAGAAGTACTGGGACCTTTATGATCCGCAGGCGATCCCCCTGGCTCCCAATCCGTTCCCTTCGCATGGCGCCCCTTCTTACGCGATCGTCCCCGG is part of the Humisphaera borealis genome and encodes:
- a CDS encoding sulfatase translates to MASQLRHESTDWFGQLATRIFRMNLNKAACLMILCLATAPATAGEKPNVLFIAVDDLRPELGCFAAPVVKTPNIDRLAKSGMVFNRAYCQQAVCSPSRSSLLTGARPDTTRVWDLSTHFRKAMPDVVTLPQFFKVNGYVTQSIGKIFHHGIDDTASWSVPSTFPKAPHGAERAPVDPSAEAGASKRGPAFRATAGDDNSLHDGELADMAVAALPLLKKSPSRFFLAVGFIRPHLPFISPQKYWDLYDPQAIPLAPNPFPSHGAPSYAIVPGGELRSYGGVPVGRQLPDDYARQLKHGYLAAVSYVDAQIGRVIDALEREGLRENTIIVLWGDHGWKLGEHGAWAKHSNVENDTRVPLLICAPGMASNGKRSDALVELVDVYPTLADLAGLPLPNHLEGTSLKPLLEGRQIEWKSAAFSQYPRKVGKQNLMGYSMRTDRYRLTRWVNRDDHTKVASVELYDHSKDPLENENIAEDPTSEEILTTLTAQWTAGWRGAAPKAVLPPKTR
- a CDS encoding FecR domain-containing protein; protein product: MTRRDISSDDELLELIAALQQDLLTDNDAERLSAKLKASDRAVDIYIRLMYTHADLRWRMGGVERLGLRDEVAGEAVERDERDARVEPSKDVFQQTIFGLPALSGDDNRDEAPSISPPISSLPRERANWWNTRRRLLAGVAALIVVGTATIAILLGARPAVVATLESATNATWNAGSARFYPGERLREGAVLDLAKGSISLKFLNGVEVSLKGPSRIDVTSAEAVEMRSGWLRAHVPAQAVGFTVRTEFVEIVDLGTEFSVVATPDTAVEVKVLDGTVEARPTPQAGGGAAVSLVTGQMATVDAAGVDVEVAAPATARTPPSPGIKPVAVTGGPSHPNQTSEPSNLLGESPESFWAGHPGHTSWELVFDFGQRTVVPYIRVEYFATRYIPKQASISTSVDGTKWDALGELAATEMATLSLNRELRFVKIEMTGKTTRRHPAVRSVTFPSKL
- a CDS encoding LamG domain-containing protein, which produces MAFLKLSALSVLVTATWAVTISAAVIPYGSPDGNTTHLYHFDDVAGSTSTTDTVTTGGINLSPVNGANFGSSSFSTAFGNAGALSTTATNRIFSGGLATTSQVGITNAFTIEAVLKLSAISGTYQQIVTVGNNQVQFRIDNAGNTMSFVSTATSPTFTFSGAIPTAGANAFDASAFYHVAVAYTGDETAATNIAMYWTKLDDATTSANLISTGTMTADLLAVTGFYVGNRNTRSESVLGLVDEVRISNVARTADQFIFSPASVPEPAFASSICLVAMGFLCRHRRA
- a CDS encoding type II secretion system protein, whose product is MLSESYSRARRTPRGFTLVELLVVIGIIALLISILLPSLGRAREAAKSVVCKSQLKQLHFAWQLYQTDNRGKFFDYPLGGAPGTRHWMPYLIPQTSNTTQIFLCPSAAADPAGFVPGTYALGTAQTPWVEQRAGEVAPYDRSSYCYNQNLHPKSTYGSVNDRFQNASQLRDPTIVPVLGDGLFRGGTPGVAGTKRHMPKNLSNPLPEEAASKADEAMRFISNRHGSITNIVFADGHIDGVSLTDIFTLKWHRNYVTNQPIGSVN
- a CDS encoding sigma-70 family RNA polymerase sigma factor, with protein sequence MASPDRPLTDEAFLQAFLSHQRALYAYTLTLLRAHADADDVFQEMGMALWRKRQEFRAGSNFYAWASRVAYLEVCNFRAKLARQRKKIAFDDTLLERVSSKAVQLAPELEERRLALDECLKKLPPRDRVLLEKRFAPGVTIRTLAEQIGRPLEGLYKAVRRIQDALQDCVHRTVRSQREPT